A DNA window from Engraulis encrasicolus isolate BLACKSEA-1 chromosome 3, IST_EnEncr_1.0, whole genome shotgun sequence contains the following coding sequences:
- the gltpa gene encoding glycolipid transfer protein, translated as MAVLLEHQFKQLPADKQVETRPFLEAVSHLPPFFDLLGSTVFAPVKADIAGNISNIKAVYDTNPSRFKTLQNILEAEKEMHRSQWPKVGATLSLMWLKRGLRFIQVLLKSLVDGEKDVNNPNLIRINVTKAYDIALKKYHGWLIQQLFKAALYAAPHKSDFLRALSKGREMKEEDCLEKVRQFLVNYTVTVDAIYEMYTRLNAELDYKV; from the exons ATGGCTGTACTGTTAGAGCATCAGTTTAAACAGCTTCCAGCAGACAAACAAGTGGAAACTCGACCCTTTCTGGAAGCCGTGTCACATCTTCCTCCATTCTTTG ATCTACTGGGTTCCACAGTCTTCGCACCTGTCAAGGCAGACATTGCTGGCAACATCTCA AACATTAAAGCTGTTTATGACACCAACCCGAGCAGATTTAAAACACTTCAGAATATTCTGGAAGCGGAGAAGGAGATGCACAGGTCCCAGTGGCCCAAAGTAGGAGCCACTCTCTCCCTCATGTGGCTAAAAAG GGGTCTGCGGTTCATCCAGGTGCTGCTGAAGAGTTTAGTGGATGGGGAAAAGGACGTGAACAACCCCAATCTTATACGCATCAACGTTACCAAAGCCTATGACATCGCCCTGAAGAAGTACCACGGCTGGCTTATCCAGCAGCTTTTTAAg GCCGCGCTGTATGCTGCTCCCCACAAGTCAGACTTCCTCAGGGCCCTCTCCAAAGGTCGTGAGATGAAAGAGGAAGACTGTCTGGAGAAGGTACGCCAGTTTCTGGTCAACTACACTGTCACCGTAGACGCCATCTATGAGATGTACACCAGGCTCAACGCTGAGCTGGACTACAAAGTGTGA